GCACGATGGTCCTGTGGGACCTCAAGGCGATGACGCCCGTCAAGATCTTCTCGGTCCCGGGCGCGCCGCTCGAAATTCGCTGGGCGCTCAAGCCCGGCGCCAATTGGGCGATCACGGCGAGCGCCCTGACCTCGAAACTCTATCTCATCAGGGAAGACGGCGATGGCCAGTGGCGGGCGAAGCCTGTCGCCGACGTCGGCGACGCGTCCAAAATCCCGCTGCCCGTCGACATTTCCATTTCCGCGGACGCGTCGTCGCTTTGGGTCAACACCTTCATGGACGGCACGGCGCGCCTGTTCGATCTCTCCGATCCGGAAGCGCCGAAGCAGGTCTACGCCAAGAAGATCGGCGCGCAGGTCAACATGGTCTCGCAGAGCTGGGACGGCAAGCGCGTCTATTTCACGAGCTCGCTGCTCGCCAACTGGGACAAGAAAGGCGCTGACAACGAGCAGTTTCTCAAGGGCTATTCCTGGGACGGGAAAGAGCTCAAGGAAGCCTTCGTCGTCGACTTTCACAAAGAGGGCCTCGGCCGCGCGCATCATATGAAATTCACCGCGCGCGCGCAGAAGGCCGAACTGCCGTGATCCGACGCAAGGAAGCGAAAGACGGGCGCGCGCGTTTCGCCGCGCCTGTCGCCGCCGCGCTGCTTGCGCTCGCGCCGCTCGCGCCGCCGCAGGCGGCGGAGCACGGCGCCGCGGCGACCAATCTCCCGGCGCCCGGGACCTATGTCCTGCAGAAGATACAGCGCGTCCCGGACGCTACTCTCCTCGATGAAGCCGCGGCGCCCGTGAAGATTTCCGCCTACACGCGCGGGGCTGTGACGGCTTTGGGATTCTTCTACGGCCATTGCGCCGATCCCACGGGCTGTCCCGTCGCCTGGTCCGTCTTCGAGGCCGCGCGAGAGGCGGCGCGGCGCGATCCTCTGCTGGCGTCGCGACTGCGTCTCGTCTTTGTCAGCCTCGATCCCGCGCGGGATACCCCGTCGACGCTGCGCCTTCTCAAGTCGAACGAAAATGGCGACGACGGCCACGCGCCCTGGTCCTTCCTGACCGGCGCCTCCGAACGGGAGGTGACGCCTCTTCTTCGCGCCATGGGCCAGGACGTCGCTTACGAGATCGACGACTCAGGTCGGCGCAGCGGCGCCATCAACCACATGCTCAAGGTCTTCCTCATCGATCCCGACGGCTGGGTGCGCGAGATTTACAGCACCGCCTTCCTCACGCCGGAAAGCCTGCTCAATGACGCCCGAACGCTCGCGCGCGCCTTTCCCAACGCCAGCAGCCGGCTGGTCGAGCCTTAACACGGAACGCGGCATGGGACTGGGCGGAGAACTCCGACTGACGCTGGCCGCCGCCGCCTTGTCGCTCGTCGTCGGGCTTGGCCCGGCAAAGGCCGACGACATGGCGCGACCGCTCGGCCTGCCGCCGGTTCCGCGCGAGATCGCCGGCGCGCCGGCGATGCAAAAGCTCGGAGAGAAGCTTTTCTTCGACCGCAGCCTCGCGGCGAACGGGACGCTCTCCTGCGCCATGTGTCACATTCCGGCGCAGGCTTTCGCGTCGAACCAGAGCGCGCTGTCGATTGGCATGGAAGGGCGCAGCCTGCGGCGCAACGCGCCGTCGCTCTATAACGTCGTCTTCAAGCGCTATCTCTTCCACGACGGACGGGAAACCGATCTCGCCGCCCAGGTCTGGGGGCCTTTGCTCGCGCCCGACGAAATGGGCAACGCCGGCGTCGGCCCGTTGCTCGCCCGGCTGCGCAGCGACCCCGATTACGGCCCCTCCTTCGACGCGGCCTTTCCCGGGGAGGGCGTCACCATGACGACGCTCGGCCGCGCCATCGCCGCTTATGAAGCGACGCTCCTGCGCGGCGACAGCCGGTTCGATCGAGCCCTCTTTGGCGGCGACAAAGCCGCCCTGTCGGCCGAGGAATGGCGCGGCTACGAGATTTTCGTCGGCAAGGGCGGCTGCGTCGCCTGCCATCGCATCGAGAGCGACGCGGCGCTCTTCACCGATCAGGCGTGGCACAATACCGGGGTCGCGTTCAAAGCCCGCGCCGCCCCGGCGACGCGGCGGATTCAATTGGCGCCGGGTCTCGTGAAGGAGGTGGACCTTTCCGCCTTGGGCCTCGCCGGCGCGGCCCCGCGCGACGTCGGTCGCTTCGAGATCACCAATGATCCGGCCGACCGCTGGGCCTATACGACCCCGATGCTGCGCGGCGTCGCGAACAGCTGGCCCTATATGCACGACGGCAGCCTCGCGACGCTCGAAGAGGTCGTCGACTTCTATGATGGCGGCGGCGGACCGAATCCGGCGCTCGATCCAAGGATCAAACCGCTCGCGCTCACCCCGGCGGAAAAAGCCGCCCTGCTGGCGTTTCTCGAGGCGCTTTGATCTGACGCGGCGCGGCCCCCCTGCCCTCTCGCGCCTT
This DNA window, taken from Methylocystis echinoides, encodes the following:
- a CDS encoding SCO family protein; this translates as MIRRKEAKDGRARFAAPVAAALLALAPLAPPQAAEHGAAATNLPAPGTYVLQKIQRVPDATLLDEAAAPVKISAYTRGAVTALGFFYGHCADPTGCPVAWSVFEAAREAARRDPLLASRLRLVFVSLDPARDTPSTLRLLKSNENGDDGHAPWSFLTGASEREVTPLLRAMGQDVAYEIDDSGRRSGAINHMLKVFLIDPDGWVREIYSTAFLTPESLLNDARTLARAFPNASSRLVEP
- a CDS encoding cytochrome c peroxidase, producing the protein MGLGGELRLTLAAAALSLVVGLGPAKADDMARPLGLPPVPREIAGAPAMQKLGEKLFFDRSLAANGTLSCAMCHIPAQAFASNQSALSIGMEGRSLRRNAPSLYNVVFKRYLFHDGRETDLAAQVWGPLLAPDEMGNAGVGPLLARLRSDPDYGPSFDAAFPGEGVTMTTLGRAIAAYEATLLRGDSRFDRALFGGDKAALSAEEWRGYEIFVGKGGCVACHRIESDAALFTDQAWHNTGVAFKARAAPATRRIQLAPGLVKEVDLSALGLAGAAPRDVGRFEITNDPADRWAYTTPMLRGVANSWPYMHDGSLATLEEVVDFYDGGGGPNPALDPRIKPLALTPAEKAALLAFLEAL